In Thalassococcus sp. S3, the sequence TCTTCTGAACGCTGTTTAGCCGCTTATACTGCCTTGGTCACTCAACCAATGATATAGCAGATCTGCGCTGCTGGAAACCTTGTTTGTCTTGGATCTCACCAGATGATACTGAAACCCACTGTTGCGAAAACTGTGGTGATCCAGAACTTTTACCAGCCGTCCAGATTGCAATTCGGCATCCGAATTCGCCTCGCTGACCAAGGCGACGCCCAAGCCTGAAACGGCTGCATCAATCGCCATCATCTCGTTCGAAAACTTGTGTCCCTTTTGCAGATCTATGGCCTTGCTGTTCACACCGGCCGCCTTCACCAACATGTCCCACCCCGGCACCAGGTCTGGGCTTCCCCGCCAGTCAGTATGCAAGAGCGGATACTTGTCCAGCTCGGAGAGATCATTCAAACCGCCATGCCTTTCCAGCAAATCTGGACTTGCAACAATGTGATACACGCCGTCGATCAGGGGAACGACTTCAAGGTCGGGGTAGTCGCCATTGCCATAGCGAATCCCGATGTCGGCCTGGCCCTGACAGAGATCGACA encodes:
- a CDS encoding LysR substrate-binding domain-containing protein; translated protein: MKAFEAAARHSSFKKAAEELHVTPAAVSQHVKSLEDYYDVKLFVRQARSLKLTRIGKLAAPLMSNALEKFTEACDVIKGDTGRNWLTLTAPLSFCMKWLVPRLETFNEQHPKLEIRLNATDELVDLCQGQADIGIRYGNGDYPDLEVVPLIDGVYHIVASPDLLERHGGLNDLSELDKYPLLHTDWRGSPDLVPGWDMLVKAAGVNSKAIDLQKGHKFSNEMMAIDAAVSGLGVALVSEANSDAELQSGRLVKVLDHHSFRNSGFQYHLVRSKTNKVSSSADLLYHWLSDQGSISG